The Pyrus communis chromosome 5, drPyrComm1.1, whole genome shotgun sequence region CACCGATGCAGTTTCCAAGTAGTGGTGGCAGTTTTGGAGACGACCTTCAAGAAGTTGCACTCTGAGGTGTAGGGAATAGTTGTAAATCTATAGAGCGTTGCGTTATAGTGGGGGGCGTTACCACCGGATCCTTTTGCAAGTTTGGTGATGACGCAGATGGGAGTTCAGGTTTTTGGTGAAGTCCCTTTGCCCCCATTAGAGGAAGTTACACATATACCTGAAACCAGCAATCAGTTTGCGTTGAGGAAACACAAAGCAAGCAGCCGTTGTACCAATTTTCGAAGGGAATGTCTCGTAGCGTAACGTAATTGCATATATTAGATATACCATTACTCCCTTTGATGGATGTTATTCAGAATTTTGCCAAATCAATAATCCTTGCAGGTGAGAACCtacattgttaattttttttttttattttcgttaaaaaaaaaagtcgtatttgtggatgcaaatttcttcctccttgatcttcgacaaaattacacctacaaaacaaataacatcttaggtcaaggccaacaGCCTCACGCGCTcacgatgattttttttttgtttgggggggggggggggggggaacggCGGCTTACCTCCAATgcaaaagttagaatttagagagaaaagtgtttcgagagttttggagaattttagcgAGTGTGGAATcttcttttggtgaaaatggaagCCTATTTATAAGGATAGGCCGGTCCTCTTAGGAGAAAGAGTGGCCAGCCATTAGGtgggtttttgggtttaattttggtttaattagccaattttaATAGGTATTAATTGGATAATTAAACATAAGGGGAATTTTTGGTGGTTATAGAATATTTAGAATAAATAGATAATTAGGTTATGtaataattagctaattgatttAGCTAAAAAAGAGAAGTGAGGTAAAAGATATATGGGGTGAAATAAATTTTAGGGATTACCTTGTAGATAGATTTGATGAGATGAATTTTTGAATTGTTACATTTTTTGAGCATTTCTGACTTGGTTGATGATGATTGCCTGCTACTCACGCATAGGAACCCTGATATGCCTCAACGGTATTTTTGTCTTCTTAATCCAAAAATCCACGCGTCGCTTTATGAAtattttggctccacaaatgcccccacacctgttgggctacTCGTAGGAAAAGGGCAACAGGTGTAAAGACCTTATTGCTTTAGGAAACGTAGGattatttcctattttgatgttgattatgtctttaataggaaattagatccttctaggaaagggaaataaatttctttcaaagcctatttaagtccaccttaagttggttattaaatcaattttggagagtgatttattctaccctacaagagagagagagagagaggttagaggatatttgttccccttcctctagcaatcttctatatcttgcccgtgcaaaggatcgtctttcattgctttctttgttttctccgCGCCGCACCGAcctaagaaaaaattaattttccttgtcttctcttTGGACAGTGTTGTCGCAGGGCAACCGTCGGGGTGGTGCGGCACGTCGGCTGGCAGGGACCAGGAGTTGGCTTGGCATGGGTTGAGAAGGTGTTGTGGTAGGGATAACTGCTTGGGCTGCTCGACGTGGCTAGAGCCAAGGGCAGCTTGCGCGGCTGGGGTCGCGGATTAAGGCGCTGAGGTGTAATGTTAAGCGAGTCGCAGGGCTTATGTCTTCTGGCTTCTTGGACCTGACGGGGGCCAGGCCTACGATTGAAAGAGATGAGGAGGTCGAGGGCCTCATGGGCTGCTGGAATACTGGGCATGCAGGCCTTCTGCTTGTTGgtctgagagaaaaaaatgatacTTAGTTCTCTTCGCCAGGAGAAATGTGGGTTACTCTCTCGAGAGAAGGTAAAAAAGATAGAGGCGGAAGAGATATTCCCTGTCTGCTCAAGAGATGCTGGTTAAAAAAAAACCGAAGACTTCCTGACCTGTTCGTGAGGGTCCACCTGTTGTCGAGAAGCCTATGATTGACATGACTCCTtccaataggaagaaaaatgaggctgTTAAATCTGAGCCTGTGGCGCCTGCTATGTCTAGAATAGCTAATTCGATTGTTGATAGTATTGCTCAGTGTGGAGGTCTTGTCATGCCTTCAGTGCTGAAGTCTGTGCCAAGACGTCCATTGGGAATTAAGTCCGGTTCTCATTCGGAAAggcttgctattatgaagaACGATAAGGTGGACTTTGCTGCTAAAGTGGCGCTAAGGCCCACTCCCTCTGCTGCTGAGACTGATTCACCTGTTAGGAAGGAGACTACTCGTGTGGGCAGCTatgagaaatccactaagcctgTTTCTAGGGAAGCTGTTGAGATCTGTGTGCTTTTGAAACCagatctgcttgaagacatggacgCTTGtaccaagtttgttgatggcgttagaaaggtttgtttgcccaagttcctttgtgaaGCATACGACCCAATATAGAAGGACTACTTTGCTTGCTATGatgcatatatatgcatatatagcaaggctcagattcaagatcttgagtttgCAGTTTCTGAGCTTCATTTCactgcttatgcaaaggatgaagagttgattgtTGCTTATcatcaagtgatccacttcaagagaaTCGTCGATATGCTTGAACCCCAAATGTTGGAACTTCGAGGTGTAttgaagatcaacgaaagtttgaagaaggaagtggatgagCTATATCGCATCCGTGTTGGTCTGCTTGAGGAGAATGAGCAGCTGAAGGGTGAGAATGGTGGGTTCGAGCTTTCGAGACCTTCTTTATTTCTCTGGAAGACttgcttgtttttacttttgaggcttccattggtgaagtagttgaagaagttggtGCCCAAGCTAAGGCAGTTGAGGGTGAAGCGCTGAATGATGCCGCTGCTAAGGGCGTCACTACTACTGAAGATGTGGTGACCGAGTAATCATGGAATGTCCAAGCTGCTGGagtgtagtcttctaggtagcctttaggattttctttgtttttccttgtagtttttgtttttcttgaactcCTTTGGCCTTTTTCAAGTTGTTTATAAACATTTTTCCTTTGCTTTCTTCatctttgcttcttttgttcatgccctaacctttagactttatagaaCAATGGCAggcgtgctacttttctataagcagacaagCTCGCGTAGTCTATGCAGCCGTAGGTGTTGGtatagaactttgcaaagttgttagccatagagTTGGCAGTCAgatgccttacttacagaagcaggcAAATTCGCGTAACCACTAGGCTATTAACCTTGCCTTTCTCCAATTCCgtaggttgcgtagcaagtatcataacactttaggacttggtgtaagTTGTTCCGCACTTGGCAGAtgtgaagcttatcgactacgtagcatgtcaGCAGTGGATAAACctttgtatatgcatgctagcttgtttaacctttcataagaatgtacggttgtataagtctagcaTGGCTTTACTGCTCAAAGGGTAAGCCGTAGGCAGTCTTTTGGAAAccataggctaccttagtgcactcggtagCAGCTTTAAGGTTCCAGGGCGGCTGTTCATCGGATGTACTACGTAATGTGCCCTCTCCATCTCTAGGGCCCGGTTCCCTACAGAataggccaagagacccaaaatccttcagttagctaagccttgaaaaagatcgttgtggctacttctaggaatcccggcGCAAGCCATCatgcatctagttatactagggcagcCAAGCTCATCCACATCTGGATATTCGAAGTGTAGAGTTTATCCTCCCGTCTTGGAGAGCTAACCCAtgtgggtgtcagggaattggtttaccctctcgcacaagagagcatggttggtccttCGGGGGACGCAATTCCTGCAATGAGTCCCTAAGAAGGGCGCGGTTTTCTTTTGAAGTCGAAAAGTGACCAGTTGTTGTAAGCATTCAGCCGAGCCAAGTTATGATTAAAAAACGAGTGAAATGAACGAGAACTTAGCTGTAaggtaggaactgcataacaactggatagtcctgGGCTTGTGAAGTGGTCCCCAttgagctgcttgagtcttcgggTTTTGATGTAGTGGGAGGTCACATATGGTACTTCCTCAAATTGTAAGCGTTCCACTACTTTTCGATCCTTTTGTCGTTTCATGGTAGCGATAGTGTAATTACTCTTGCCGTCTACTCTActgatcttgtacggaccttTCTAGATGAGATCCATCTTTTTTTAGCCTTCTCTATAGGCAATGATGAAGgattttcttaggactagatcatTGGGCTGGAACTGCCGGATCTTGGCctttttgttgtagctggagaggAGCTGCTGTTGGTAGGCTGCGATGCGAGTGATGGTCTGCTCGCGCttctcctctgccagatctaaacttgtggccatctccttactgTTTTTCTTAATGCTTAGTAGTAGAGCGGTGATACTTAACTTGATGATATTGGGgtgaatgattgcttctgagccaaatgccaaagagaaagaagTCTTACCGATTGCTCATCTTTTGGTGGTGCGTTATGCTTGTAGACATCCGGGGAGTTTGTctagccattttcccttcttattggtaagggatttcttgaggcagtagaggatcatcttgttggatgcttcgacCCATctattgccttgaggatatctcgGCATAGACATATGTTGCTtaatgccatacttttggaagaacttcaccATACCTTTGCCTATGAATTAAGGGCCATGGTCAGTTACGATGGACTGTGGGATGCCAAATcaacaaatgatgttcctccatatgaagtgTTCTATGTCCGTTTGAGTCGTGGTCCTCTTGGGCTCTGCTtttacccatttggtgaagtagttggttgccacgatcatcatgcatCTACCCTCAGTAGCAGGCGACATAAGTCCTACCAGGTCGATTGCCCACTGTATAAACGATCAAGGACTCGTATGCGGGTGTAGCTTGCTGGCAGGCAGTGCTGGTATCGGCTTGTAGCGCTGGCAGCGGTCgtacttttgtactaactccttACTATTCGTGGAGCTGGGGCCATGTCACACGGAGCAGAAGATGCTCAAATGCCGATATCGGACCATTCTAGAGCTAAATTATGGAGCAAGGGTTAGCTAGGGCTGTGTGACACGCATTAGGAGGTAGTGCTCAACTGCCGGTACATGTTGctcctatgtagaatcttttggggcgacgaggacaaaacttgcttccGAGTGTGTTATTCCAGTGTTCGTCTGCCCTTGGCGTGTCTTTTGGGCCGAGTTGTTGCGTTCGTCAGAAAACTTTGCATCCACCAGGGTCTACACCTTTATCGTCGTGCGTTTGGATTGAGCGGAATAATGCGTCATGAGGATGACTGTGTGCGTTTGAAGGTAAAACTTAAGCTTTCGAGTTGCAACAACTATcaccaaagttagcttttgcaTTTCTGATAGCATCAAGGAGAGCTTTTGAACTATGAAATACAGGTTATTGGGCCCCCAGCACTTCTCGTATGATGGTAGAGTTTATTGCTGCttcagataccatcaaacatgtGAATGAGTCATTTTCTACTTTCGGTTTGGATAGTAGGGAAGTGATGTTAagtacttcttcaagtccttgaatATGCATTGGCaagcctcgtcccaaagtgcatatTTCTCTGCTAAAGTGAAGAAGTTTGCCAGAGTtaaatcttctttcatgattaaTTTTCCAAATAGTGGATAGTCGGCCAGAAGTCTTTTTTGGAAGGCTGCTTTAGCTATTGAGTCGTTGCATCCGACTATCCTTCCCTTttctgctttgaacctcttcacatagtcacAAAGCGACTCTTTTGGGTCCTTCTTGATGTTAAATAAATGGTCGGACTTCTTTTTGATTGAGCGatatgatgaatattctttggtgaaaattaaagaaagttCGTAAAAACTCCAGATGGATTGTGGCGGcagggtgtagaaccaatcttgTGCCTCACCTTGTAGAGTGATGGCGAATATCTTGAACATGAGATCGTCGTTGTTTCGATAGAGGATCATTGCGCTTCGGTAGTTCTTTAAATGTTCCTCCAGGTCTTCATCCTCTTTGAAAGATATGAAATATGGCATGCTGAACTCGCGTGGAGGCTCTCCCTGCTTGATCTCATCCGTTAAGGGTGACCTACTTATGTTAGTCACGTTTCGTTGTAGTGCCTCGTCGGTGACCTCTTTGTGTTGGAAATCACACAATCGCTTAGTCAAGAgtctctctacttcttcctaGATTTGTCTTTGTTGGGGTAGTGGAGCTCTCGGCTGCCCCTAGCCATGACCTGCTAATCTAGGCTGCTCTCCTATGTGTTTAGCTCGTTTATGCCGCGGATGCAATGAATGTGGTACGTTCCTAGTAGGCGAGGGGTTTCGCAGgctgctggttgaacttgagccgaattgagtgactgcttctctccgtccgtcgtgctgcctactccgatgtgatgTGGATGATGCTCTTGCGGGCCTAgccgcgaatgaacacttcgcttAGAAggctgctcatgttgattatcagaATGTGGCCCCAACCGTGAGTGTATGCTCGTCCGTAGGCCTAGTCGACAGTGCACGTTCCTCCACACGTTAAGAcgggagtatacgctatctcgggggCCCAATCAGGAGTGTACTCTGCCCGAACACTCGGTTTGTGGCTGGTTGAGTGGCTGCTTGCCGAGACGCTGCTGAAGAGGTTCTTCGTTTGCCCTTGTCTTACTTTGGGACACCTG contains the following coding sequences:
- the LOC137734262 gene encoding uncharacterized protein — encoded protein: MPYFISFKEDEDLEEHLKNYRSAMILYRNNDDLMFKIFAITLQGEAQDWFYTLPPQSIWSFYELSLIFTKEYSSYRSIKKKSDHLFNIKKDPKESLCDYVKRFKAEKGRIVGCNDSIAKAAFQKRLLADYPLFGKLIMKEDLTLANFFTLAEKYALWDEACQCIFKDLKKYLTSLPYYPNRK